Proteins found in one Pempheris klunzingeri isolate RE-2024b chromosome 6, fPemKlu1.hap1, whole genome shotgun sequence genomic segment:
- the fam20b gene encoding glycosaminoglycan xylosylkinase: MKLKQRMVVVCAVLLLLGLAKIFLLDGGEGSAASRRDLRAFRKMEAGLTLSRGARLTHTLQSPWEIASQWVGPREVYPEETPELAAVLTSLSTARIERADVGYKGTQLKALLVLDGGQKVVFKPKRYNRDYVVEGEPYAGYDRHNAEVAAFHLDRILGFRRAPLVAGRYVNLRTEIKPVATDQLLSTFLMQGNNTCFYGKCYYCRESEPACAEGEIMEGSLTLWLPDVWPLQKHRHPWGRTYREGKLARWEYDESYCEAVKKMSPYDAGPRLLDVIDTAIFDYLIGNADRHHYESFQDDGGASMLILLDNAKSFGNAALDERSILAPLYQCCMVRVSTWNRLNLLRNGALSSAMRQALAFDPIYPVLAEPHLAALDRRLSGVIATVKQCMEAQGPDNTLIEDRMNLPHP, translated from the exons ATGAAGCTCAAACAGCgcatggtggtggtgtgtgcCGTGCTCCTCCTGCTGGGCCTGGCCAAGATCTTCCTGCTGGATGGAGGCGAGGGCTCCGCAGCCAGCCGACGGGACCTCAGAGCATTTCGCAAG ATGGAAGCTGGCCTTACTCTGTCTCGGGGAGCTCGCCTTACCCATACCCTTCAGTCTCCGTGGGAAATAGCAAGCCAGTGGGTGGGCCCGAGAGAGGTGTACCCCGAGGAGACCCCAGAGCTGGCTGCTGTGCTCACCTCCCTCAGCACTGCCAGGATAGAGCGGGCAGATGTGGGCTATAAGGGCACGCAGCTCAAAGCCCTGCTGGTGCTGGACGGGGGACAGAAAGTGGTCTTCAAACCCAAGAG ATATAACAGAGACTACGTGGTGGAAGGCGAGCCATACGCAGGATATGACAGACACAACGCAGAGGTGGCTGCTTTTCACCTGGACAG gATCCTGGGGTTCAGGAGAGCCCCTCTAGTGGCAGGGAGATATGTCAACCTGCGAACAGAGATCAAGCCTGTGGCCACGGATCAGCTGCTGAGCACCTTCCTCATGCAGG gtaATAATACATGTTTCTATGGAAAGTGTTACTACTGTCGGGAGAGCGAGCCAGCCTgtgcagagggagagataatGGAGGGATCACTAACCCTTTGGCTGCCAGATGTCTGGCCGTTGCAGAAGCACAGACACCCTTGGGGACGCACATACAGAGAGGGGAAACTGGCCAG GTGGGAGTACGATGAGAGTTACTGCGAAGCGGTGAAGAAAATGTCACCATATGATGCAGGGCCGAGGCTTCTGGACGTCATCGACACAGCAATATTTGATTATCTCATTGGAAACGCTGATCGGCATCACTATGAGAGTTTCCAGGACGATGGCGGCGCCAGCATGCTCATCCTGCTCGACAACGCAAAGAG cTTTGGGAATGCAGCTCTGGATGAGCGAAGCATCCTGGCACCACTCTATCAGTGTTGCAT GGTTCGTGTGTCCACGTGGAACAGATTAAACCTGCTGAGAAACGGAGCTCTGAGTTCAGCTATGCGCCAGGCTCTGGCGTTCGACCCCATCTACCCCGTCCTGGCTGAGCCACACCTCGCTGCCCTGGACAGGCGCCTGTCCGGGGTCATAGCGACTGTCAAGCAGTGTATGGAGGCACAGGGCCCCGACAACACTCTAATAGAGGACCGAATGAACCTGCCACATCCGTGA